CTTAACCGACGGGATCTTTGCTTTCTCCATGACCTTGCTGGTCATGACCCTCAACCTGCCGGATACGGCGGCGCGCTCTTTTTCCCTCCAGCAGCTGCTGATCGGTCAGAGCGACAAGTTCTTTAATTACGGCTTAAGCTTTGTCCTGATCGCGGTCGTCTGGCTCATCCATCACCAGCAATTTCACGTTATCCGGCGGACCGACCCCGGCCATCTTTGGATCAACATCTTTCTTTTGATGTTCGTCGCGCTGATCCCGTTCTCCACGACCCTGGTCGGTGATTATCCGGGCTCGGCGGCGGCGGAGCTTTTTTTCGACGGCAACCTGTTTGCGGTTGGGAGCTTATTGTTCCTGAACTGGGAATACGCGACCAGAGGGCATCGCTTGGTTGAAAACAATTTCCCGGAAGAGCGGATCCGGAGTGGGTGGCGGCGGACGCTGGTCATGCCGCTGGCCGCTATTCTGGCGATGGGGATCGCGACCTTCGATCCGTCCTATTCGTCTTATGCTTATTTGACGATCCCTTTCGTTCTGGCCTTGCCATATTTTAGGAATAAGGCGGAGCAATGAAAAAATATTTAGGCTTGACCGTCATTCTCTTGGCGGCGCTGGCTGGCTGGTTTTTTTACTCCCAAGCGCCAAAAGGGGAGGTCGACATGCTTAAATACCGGGTCGTTTTTGAACAGCGGGCTTTTGTTAATACGACCGACGAGAGCCTCAACCTGGTCGCTTACCAGGCGAGCGACGAAAAGGTCCGGCCGTACTCTTTCCTGGCGGTCTACCGGGTCGTGCCGGACGGCGAGAAGCTGGTCTATCGCTACGCGCCGGTCGTTCCCGACAAAGTTGGTTATCCTCGGCCGCTGGTCCTGGAAGAGGTCCAGCTTGCCCAACAAAAACTGCGCAACCTGATGATCGTTACCAGCTGGGGGGAGACCGGGGCCGATTACTGGGGGACCCATCCGATAGTTATCAATTATCTTTTTGGCTTATTTCGGGCGACCGATACCTACGCCGCTTCGCTGACCACGAAAACTGCCGACTTTGAGGTCGCCAATTACTTCGATCCAACCGAACGGGTGAAGACTTTCCTGACCCAGGGGATCAACGTTAATCGGAAAAAAGAATTAGAGCTGAAGTTTATTGACGATGATAAACCAAAAGCGGCCAAACACAAGATGGTGACGCTGAAGATTAAAATATTGAAATGAAGATCATTCAACGTTTAATAACGCACTATCAGATCAGGCAATTGACCCCGGTTGCTCCGGGGGAAGCCCAGCGGCTCCGGATTGCCCTTTTGCCGGACGAATTAGTCTGTTTCCGGGTGGAGCGGGGAGCGGTCAACAAGATTGGTTCCGGCGGTGCTTCGACCTGGATCTTCTTTGACCGGCAGACTCTGCGCAAATCCGGGCGGCGCGACTTCCGCGCCGCCGTTCGCGAAGAGCTTCACTGGCTGGAGAAAATTTACGGCGAGCGGCTGGTCTATGCCACGCTGGGCGATTTGCGGCGGGTGGCCAGAATGAGCGGTGGCTTACCGGAGATTGAGTTCTTTGCCGACGAGCATTACAAAGGGCACGAGCGGGCCCTAGTTGTTGACCACCAGGAA
This window of the Candidatus Margulisiibacteriota bacterium genome carries:
- a CDS encoding TMEM175 family protein yields the protein MAGLTTNRIEGLTDGIFAFSMTLLVMTLNLPDTAARSFSLQQLLIGQSDKFFNYGLSFVLIAVVWLIHHQQFHVIRRTDPGHLWINIFLLMFVALIPFSTTLVGDYPGSAAAELFFDGNLFAVGSLLFLNWEYATRGHRLVENNFPEERIRSGWRRTLVMPLAAILAMGIATFDPSYSSYAYLTIPFVLALPYFRNKAEQ